In Acidianus brierleyi, one genomic interval encodes:
- a CDS encoding fibrillarin-like rRNA/tRNA 2'-O-methyltransferase — translation MSESIKTIKETKMENVFECIYVDGTTRLCTKNFAPGFSVYGERLVKYEGIEYREWNAFRSKLAGAILKGLKHNPVKKGTKVLYLGAASGTTPSHVSDIVENEGKVYGVEFSARVVRELILVAQHRSNLFPILADARFPQSYKLLIEDPDVLYVDIAQPDQTDIAIYNAKFFLKDNGYLLLAVKARSIDVTKEPEEIFKTEAEKLRNSNFEVEQIINLDPYDKDHAMILAKFKG, via the coding sequence ATGTCTGAATCTATAAAAACTATTAAAGAAACTAAAATGGAAAACGTATTTGAGTGCATCTATGTTGATGGGACAACAAGGCTGTGTACCAAGAACTTTGCACCTGGTTTTTCAGTATATGGAGAAAGATTAGTTAAATATGAAGGAATTGAATATAGAGAATGGAACGCATTTAGAAGCAAATTGGCAGGTGCTATTCTTAAAGGATTAAAACATAATCCAGTAAAAAAGGGCACGAAAGTTCTTTATTTGGGTGCGGCTTCTGGTACAACGCCCAGTCATGTTTCCGATATAGTAGAAAACGAGGGTAAAGTATACGGTGTAGAATTTTCAGCAAGAGTAGTCAGAGAATTAATATTAGTAGCGCAGCATAGATCAAATCTATTTCCAATTCTTGCTGATGCTAGATTTCCTCAAAGCTATAAGTTACTTATAGAAGATCCTGATGTATTATATGTAGACATAGCGCAGCCTGATCAAACTGATATAGCGATATATAATGCTAAATTCTTCTTAAAAGATAACGGATATTTACTTTTGGCAGTAAAAGCTAGAAGTATAGATGTTACCAAAGAACCAGAAGAGATTTTCAAGACAGAAGCAGAAAAGCTTAGGAATTCTAATTTCGAGGTAGAGCAAATAATTAACTTAGATCCTTATGATAAAGATCATGCTATGATATTAGCCAAATTCAAAGGCTAG